The proteins below are encoded in one region of Syntrophotalea carbinolica DSM 2380:
- the mreD gene encoding rod shape-determining protein MreD, with protein MKTLTCYLILGLILAVIETLIPQTMASKPDLLLLLVLTLGLKEKVILGGSASWLLGCLQDSVSGFSLGLYGLVYLLLYLILRSISGHLNSESPILLLFLVFVSSLLQSLILVFTLGFLAEHGTYWRQILTGIPGQILVNLLAALLFLQITTWLKPYRRRFLKQAGGLF; from the coding sequence ATGAAAACCCTGACCTGCTACCTGATTCTCGGGCTGATACTGGCTGTGATCGAGACCCTGATTCCCCAAACCATGGCCAGCAAACCGGACCTGCTGCTGTTACTGGTATTGACCCTCGGTTTAAAAGAAAAAGTCATTCTCGGTGGATCTGCCTCCTGGCTGCTGGGCTGTTTACAGGACAGCGTCTCGGGCTTTTCCCTGGGCCTTTACGGGCTGGTCTACCTGCTGCTGTATCTGATCCTTCGAAGCATCTCCGGCCACCTGAACAGCGAAAGCCCGATACTGTTGCTGTTTCTGGTTTTCGTCAGCAGCCTGTTGCAGTCCCTGATATTGGTTTTCACCCTGGGTTTTCTTGCCGAGCACGGCACCTACTGGCGCCAGATCCTCACCGGTATCCCCGGACAAATCCTGGTTAATTTGCTGGCCGCCCTGCTGTTCCTGCAAATCACGACCTGGCTGAAAC